A genome region from Leptodactylus fuscus isolate aLepFus1 chromosome 6, aLepFus1.hap2, whole genome shotgun sequence includes the following:
- the TMUB2 gene encoding transmembrane and ubiquitin-like domain-containing protein 2, with the protein MESPPPTMIEGLGDEVTVVVGIFILLLALILAWLSTYVAEGNDPLLGSLIPAGRREPLIGLSNPVPPSPEPPRPVEPQVEKPEEGEQGQGGEQDTDSENSTLDQMLDIQGVPKRGQPVPPVGEEEEEVQGEDDAAAQDSSQGVAQSKSPEEDEDKAQGNLIRQRSIGRDHEWRKKSATVPEQTQPEEGMITVRLKFLNETEELALVRPDDTIGTLKSKYFPGQEPQMKLIFQGQLLHDSTQTLRSLHITDNCVIHCHRSQATVSSSPVGPESGGTSQEHGGLSPPIGNLMIPVFVVMLALIWYFRINYRQFFTAPATVSLVGVTVFFSFLVFGMYGR; encoded by the exons ATGGAGTCGCCCCCGCCCACCATGATAGAGGGGCTTGGCGATGAGGTGACTGTTGTAGTGGGAATTTTTATTTTACTCCTAGCACTGATTTTGGCATGGCTGTCCACGTATGTAGCTGAAGGCAATGACCCTCTACTCGGTAGTCTGATACCCGCCGGACGTAGAGAACCTCTTATAGGACTTAGTAATCCTGTGCCCCCAAGTCCAGAACCGCCTAGGCCTGTGGAGCCTCAAGTGGAGAAACCAGAAGAAGGGGAGCAAGGCCAAGGAGGTGAGCAAGATACAGACTCTGAGAATTCCACCCTTGATCAGATGCTGGATATCCAAGGAGTGCCTAAGCGTGGTCAGCCGGTGCCCCCTGtgggtgaggaggaggaggaagtgcAGGgagaagatgatgctgcagctcaggACAGTTCTCAGGGAGTAGCTCAAAGTAAAagtccagaagaagatgaagataaaGCGCAGGGTAATCTTATCAGGCAGCGAAGCATAGGCAGAGATCATGAATGGAGGAAAAAGTCTGCCACAGTTCCGGAGCAGACCCAGCCTGAAGAAGGAATGATCACCGTGAGGCTCAAGTTTCTGAATGAAACTGAAGAACTGGCTTTGGTGAGGCCTGATGACACCATTGGGACATTGAAAAG TAAATACTTCCCTGGTCAGGAGCCCCAGATGAAGCTCATCTTCCAGGGACAACTTCTTCATGATTCCACCCAGACCTTGCGCTCCCTCCACATCACAGACAACTGTGTTATCCACTGCCACCGTTCTCAGGCCACAGTGTCCTCCTCCCCAGTAGGACCTGAATCAGGAGGGACTTCCCAGGAGCATGGTGGCCTCTCACCACCCATTGGGAACCTGATGATCCCAGTCTTTGTGGTCATGTTGGCACTGATATGGTATTTCCGGATCAACTATCGTCAGTTTTTCACGGCTCCAGCCACTGTCTCTTTggtgggggtcactgtattcttCAGCTTTTTGGTCTTTGGCATGTATGGACGATAA